AATTGGGGGGCTGACCACAGTAATCGAAGCTGATCGAAATGACCCGGCACAGGTTGTCCTCGACCGCGGCTGCGATGGCGTCTGCCAGCGAGCCGGTGGCCGGGTTATCAAGATAGAAAACCTGCGGCGCCCGTGGCGCAGCCACGTGCGACCATTCCAGGTCCAGCAGCGCTTCCAATTCGTCGTTTCCGATGCCCGGGTTGCTGCCGTCCACCAGCTTTTCAGTCGGCGCGACGTTGGGCAAATTGAACTGGGAATTGAACAACGCCAAAGCAGCTGGTAGGTAGTCGGAATCGCCCACGATCGCGATACATTCCTGGCCATCCAGCGCGCGCACCGCCGCTGGCTCATCATAGAAGGTATAAAAATCGCTGGGAGCAAAGGCTGCGCGCCACGGCGGGATGATTGCCAACGGTATCGCGCCCACGCCTGCTTGAGTCGGCAGCTCCAAAAGCTGTCCCAGCTCACTCAGCGCAGGCAGTCTGAGCGCGGGTGCGAGGCTGGGGACGCGGCTGGCTGCAACCGAGCGCGACATGTTGTCCAACCCGCTGATGGCGGCGATCGCTTCTGCCAGCCGCGCAGGGATATGCGGCTCGTCCAGGTTGGCATAAGTCGTCCCGTCGCCGTAAGTCGCGATCGTGGTCTGGAAAGCGCGCTGGACCGCGCTTACCGTGCCATTGAATCGGATTTGCCCGCCGCGGGGAGCCATCTCGACCACCAAACCTTGCGCCTTCAGCCATTGCACGACGCTTGCCACCGTCGCTGGTGCAGGACCGAAGCGCGCACTGAATTCGGCCCCGCTCAGCCATCGATGGTAGCGTGGCGAGGAGGGGTCGTGCAGGTCGGCCAACAGTTGCGCCAGCGCGGCCGCCGCCCGTGGCTTGAGGCTCACGGAAAGCGTGAGCTGGCGTGAGCCCTCCGCGGTGCCGACCACCGCGTTTTGGATGGCCGCCGCCGGACGATTGTGAGCCAGCGTCATCATTGGTTCGCCATGCGCGGCCCGCGCGAGGATCGCCAGCGCCAAGACCGCGCCGACCATTCCCCTTGCGAGGCTACCAACCCCGACTCCTGTGAAATTTTCTTTCACGTGCTTGCCCGTCAACTGCCTCGGCCCG
This is a stretch of genomic DNA from Candidatus Binataceae bacterium. It encodes these proteins:
- a CDS encoding protease pro-enzyme activation domain-containing protein produces the protein MVGAVLALAILARAAHGEPMMTLAHNRPAAAIQNAVVGTAEGSRQLTLSVSLKPRAAAALAQLLADLHDPSSPRYHRWLSGAEFSARFGPAPATVASVVQWLKAQGLVVEMAPRGGQIRFNGTVSAVQRAFQTTIATYGDGTTYANLDEPHIPARLAEAIAAISGLDNMSRSVAASRVPSLAPALRLPALSELGQLLELPTQAGVGAIPLAIIPPWRAAFAPSDFYTFYDEPAAVRALDGQECIAIVGDSDYLPAALALFNSQFNLPNVAPTEKLVDGSNPGIGNDELEALLDLEWSHVAAPRAPQVFYLDNPATGSLADAIAAAVEDNLCRVISISFDYCGQPPNFYTGTLDPLFAQAAAQGQSVLVGSGDWGAANLVFDPNQGTCVAASSRNVSEMAADPNVTAVGGSEFQPVYDGAGNDVGFTSESVYNDSGEPVAAGAGGGGASMLFAKPSYQSGPGVPADNARDLPDVALMASPYHPGAYFGEDNAGSPAIGCCAGGTSLAAPLWGGVGWLLSYQTKARLGNLNPGLYRRAAAGQAQAGFRDITIGDNSFNGVTGYQAGAGYDLASGWGTLDVNDLLSAWTGLPTPTPSPATSPTATPSAIPTFTASPSASATLTVTPVPTPTGSATPTVSPTPS